GATGTGATCGCCTCATTGAAGAAACGTTGGGCAATGGTCTGCAGATGAAATATGTATACGACCGACAAGGACGCGTTCATTCCAGTACACTTCCTGATGGTAGCCACGTCGTGTACGGCTACAACGCGGTAGATCTAACAGAAGTTAAACGAATCAACCTTTCAGGAGAACAGCTTTATTCCCAAACTTACCGCTATGACCAAG
This region of Parachlamydia acanthamoebae genomic DNA includes:
- a CDS encoding RHS repeat protein, with product CDRLIEETLGNGLQMKYVYDRQGRVHSSTLPDGSHVVYGYNAVDLTEVKRINLSGEQLYSQTYRYDQ